Proteins found in one Myxococcus virescens genomic segment:
- the xdhB gene encoding xanthine dehydrogenase molybdopterin binding subunit, translating to MSTMFEFQLNGATVRVDGVSPNTTLLDFLRARGLTGTKQGCAEGDCGACTVALVDRDAQGNRCLRAFNACIALVPMVAGRELVTVEGVGSCEKPHPVQQAMVKHYGSQCGFCTPGFIVSMAEAYSRKDVCTPSAVADQLCGNICRCTGYRPIRDAMMEALAQRDEGPAPATAIPSAPLGGPAEPLSPLRYEAGGQTFLRPTSWEELLDLRAKHPEAHLVAGATELGVDITKKSRRYPFLISTEGVESLRAVRRGEDGWYVGGAASLVALEEALGDELPEVKKMLNVFASRQIRQRATLAGNLVTASPIGDMAPVLLALDASLVLGSVRGERTVALSDFFLAYRKTALQPDEVVRHILIPHAAVPEGGRRLSDSFKVSKRRELDISIVAAGFRVELDAGGVVKLARLGYGGVAATPVRARRAEAVLTGQPWTAETLARVLPVLAEEITPISDLRGSAEYRRGLVAGLLEKFFSGSHSPALDAAPGFDAGEVQAPADAGRALRHESALGHVTGSARYVDDMAQKRPMLEVWPVCSPHAHARILKRDPTAARKVPGVVKVLMAEDIPGMNDTGPIRHDEPLLADREVLFHGQIVALVVGESVEACRAGARAVEVEYEPLPAILTVEDAMARSSYHTEPHVIRRGDVDAALDSSPHRLSGTLAIGGQEHFYLETQAAFAERGDDGDITVVSSTQHPSEVQAIISHVLHLPRSRVVVQSPRMGGGFGGKETQGNAPAAFVALAAWHTGRSVRWMLDRDVDMAVTGKRHPFHAAYEVGFDDQGRLLALRVQLVSNGGWSLDLSESILDRALFHLDNAYYVPALAYSGQVAKTHLVSNTAFRGFGGPQGMLVTEEVLARVARAVGLPADEVRERNLYRGTGETNTTHYGQELEDERILRVWEELKKSSEFERRQRDVAAFNAQSPFIKRGLAITPMKFGISFTATFLNQAGALVHVYRDGSVMVSHGGTEMGQGLHTKVLGVVMRELGVTADAVRMAKTATDKVPNTSATAASSGSDLNGAAMRVACVTLRERLAPVAMRLLSDRHGRSVTPDALLFSDGKVGLRGEPELSLPFADVVEAAYLSRVSLSSTGYYQTPGIGYDKAKGRGRPFLYFAYGAAVCEVEVDGHTGVKRVLRVDLLEDVGDSLNPGVDRGQIEGGFVQGLGWLTGEELRWDGNGRLLTHSASTYAVPAFSDAPIDFRVRLLERAHQHNTIHGSKAVGEPPLMLAMSAREALREAVAAFGQAGGEVELASPATHEALFLAIQKRRARAAAEGGREAA from the coding sequence ATGAGCACTATGTTCGAGTTCCAGCTCAATGGCGCGACGGTCCGCGTCGATGGCGTCTCCCCCAACACCACGCTGCTCGACTTCCTGCGTGCCCGCGGCCTCACCGGCACCAAGCAGGGCTGCGCCGAGGGCGACTGCGGCGCGTGCACCGTGGCCCTGGTGGACCGGGACGCCCAGGGCAACCGGTGCCTGCGCGCCTTCAACGCCTGCATCGCCCTGGTGCCCATGGTGGCCGGCCGTGAGCTGGTGACGGTGGAAGGCGTGGGAAGCTGCGAGAAGCCCCACCCGGTGCAGCAGGCCATGGTGAAGCACTACGGTTCACAGTGTGGCTTCTGCACGCCGGGCTTCATCGTCTCCATGGCGGAGGCGTACTCCCGCAAGGACGTCTGTACCCCGTCAGCCGTGGCGGACCAGCTCTGTGGCAACATCTGTCGGTGCACCGGCTACCGCCCCATTCGCGACGCGATGATGGAGGCGCTGGCCCAGCGCGACGAAGGACCGGCGCCCGCCACGGCGATCCCCTCCGCGCCGCTCGGAGGTCCCGCCGAGCCCCTGTCCCCGCTGCGCTACGAGGCCGGTGGACAGACCTTCCTGCGCCCCACGTCGTGGGAGGAGTTGCTCGACCTGCGCGCGAAGCACCCGGAGGCCCACCTGGTGGCGGGCGCCACTGAATTGGGCGTGGACATCACCAAGAAGTCCCGCCGCTACCCCTTCCTCATCTCCACCGAGGGCGTGGAATCCCTGCGCGCGGTCCGCCGTGGGGAGGATGGCTGGTACGTGGGCGGCGCGGCCTCACTGGTGGCACTGGAAGAGGCCCTGGGTGACGAGCTGCCCGAGGTGAAGAAGATGCTCAACGTCTTCGCCTCCCGGCAGATTCGCCAGCGCGCCACGCTGGCGGGCAACCTGGTGACCGCGTCGCCCATTGGCGACATGGCGCCGGTGTTGCTCGCCCTGGATGCCTCGCTCGTCCTGGGCTCGGTGCGGGGCGAGCGCACGGTGGCGTTGTCCGACTTCTTCCTCGCCTACCGGAAGACGGCGCTCCAACCGGACGAGGTCGTCCGCCACATCCTCATCCCCCACGCCGCCGTGCCCGAGGGCGGCCGGCGGCTCTCCGACTCCTTCAAGGTGTCCAAGCGGCGCGAGCTGGACATCAGCATCGTCGCCGCGGGCTTCCGCGTGGAGCTGGACGCGGGCGGCGTGGTGAAGCTGGCGCGCCTGGGCTACGGCGGCGTCGCGGCCACGCCGGTGCGTGCGCGCCGCGCGGAGGCGGTGCTCACCGGGCAGCCCTGGACGGCCGAGACGTTGGCGCGCGTGCTGCCCGTGCTCGCGGAAGAAATCACGCCCATCAGCGACCTGCGCGGCAGCGCGGAGTACCGCCGAGGACTGGTGGCGGGCCTGCTGGAGAAGTTCTTCTCCGGCTCGCACAGCCCGGCCCTGGACGCCGCGCCGGGCTTCGACGCGGGGGAGGTCCAGGCCCCCGCGGACGCGGGACGCGCGCTGCGGCACGAGAGCGCGCTGGGTCACGTGACGGGCAGCGCGCGGTACGTGGACGACATGGCGCAGAAGCGGCCCATGCTGGAGGTCTGGCCGGTGTGCTCGCCCCATGCGCACGCCCGCATCCTCAAGAGAGATCCCACCGCGGCGCGCAAGGTGCCCGGCGTGGTGAAGGTGCTCATGGCCGAGGACATCCCCGGCATGAACGACACCGGCCCCATCCGCCACGACGAGCCGCTGCTGGCGGACCGCGAGGTGCTCTTCCACGGGCAGATTGTCGCGCTGGTCGTGGGCGAGTCCGTGGAGGCCTGCCGCGCGGGCGCCCGCGCCGTGGAGGTGGAGTACGAGCCCCTGCCCGCCATCCTCACGGTGGAGGACGCCATGGCGCGGAGCAGCTACCACACCGAGCCGCACGTCATCCGCCGGGGCGACGTGGACGCCGCGCTGGACAGCAGCCCCCACCGCCTGTCGGGCACGCTGGCCATTGGCGGGCAGGAGCATTTCTACCTGGAGACGCAGGCCGCCTTCGCCGAACGCGGTGACGACGGCGACATCACCGTCGTGTCCTCCACCCAGCACCCGTCCGAGGTGCAGGCCATCATCTCCCACGTGCTGCACCTGCCGCGCAGCCGCGTGGTGGTGCAGTCCCCCCGCATGGGCGGCGGCTTCGGCGGCAAGGAGACACAGGGCAACGCGCCCGCCGCGTTCGTCGCGCTGGCCGCGTGGCACACGGGGCGCTCGGTGCGGTGGATGCTGGACCGCGACGTGGACATGGCGGTGACGGGCAAGCGCCACCCGTTCCATGCCGCCTACGAGGTGGGCTTCGACGACCAGGGGCGGCTGCTGGCCCTGCGCGTCCAGCTGGTATCCAACGGTGGCTGGTCCCTGGACCTGTCCGAGTCCATCCTGGACCGCGCGCTGTTCCACCTGGACAACGCGTACTACGTGCCGGCGCTGGCGTACTCCGGGCAGGTGGCGAAGACCCACCTCGTCTCCAACACCGCCTTCCGCGGCTTCGGGGGTCCACAGGGCATGCTGGTGACGGAGGAGGTCCTGGCCCGCGTGGCCCGGGCCGTGGGGCTGCCGGCGGACGAGGTCCGCGAGCGCAACCTCTACCGCGGCACCGGAGAGACGAACACCACGCACTACGGCCAGGAGCTGGAGGACGAGCGAATCCTCCGCGTCTGGGAGGAGCTCAAGAAGTCGTCGGAGTTCGAGCGCCGGCAACGCGACGTCGCGGCGTTCAACGCCCAGTCCCCCTTCATCAAGCGGGGCCTGGCCATCACCCCGATGAAGTTCGGCATCTCCTTCACCGCCACCTTCCTCAATCAGGCCGGCGCGTTGGTGCACGTGTACCGGGACGGCTCGGTCATGGTGTCCCACGGCGGCACGGAGATGGGCCAGGGCCTGCACACCAAGGTGCTGGGCGTGGTCATGCGCGAGCTGGGCGTCACGGCGGACGCCGTGCGGATGGCGAAGACGGCGACGGACAAGGTGCCCAACACCTCCGCCACCGCGGCCTCCAGCGGCTCCGACCTGAACGGCGCCGCCATGCGGGTGGCCTGCGTCACCCTGCGGGAGCGGCTGGCCCCGGTGGCCATGCGCCTGCTGTCGGACCGACACGGGCGAAGCGTGACGCCGGACGCACTGCTGTTCAGCGACGGCAAGGTGGGCCTGCGCGGTGAGCCCGAGCTCTCCCTGCCCTTCGCGGACGTAGTGGAGGCGGCGTACCTGTCCCGGGTGAGCCTGTCCTCGACGGGCTACTACCAGACGCCGGGCATCGGCTACGACAAGGCCAAGGGCCGCGGACGCCCCTTCCTCTACTTCGCCTACGGCGCGGCGGTGTGCGAGGTGGAGGTGGACGGCCACACGGGCGTCAAGCGCGTGCTGCGCGTGGACCTGCTGGAGGACGTGGGCGATTCGCTCAACCCCGGCGTGGACCGCGGGCAGATTGAAGGCGGCTTCGTCCAGGGCCTGGGCTGGCTCACCGGCGAGGAGCTTCGCTGGGACGGGAATGGCCGGCTGCTCACGCACTCCGCCAGCACCTACGCGGTGCCGGCCTTCAGCGACGCGCCCATCGACTTCCGGGTGCGGCTGCTGGAGCGGGCGCACCAGCACAACACCATCCACGGCAGCAAGGCCGTGGGCGAGCCCCCCCTGATGCTGGCCATGTCCGCGCGCGAGGCCCTGCGTGAGGCGGTGGCCGCGTTCGGTCAGGCCGGTGGCGAGGTGGAGCTGGCCTCCCCCGCCACGCACGAAGCGCTGTTCCTCGCCATCCAGAAGCGGCGGGCGCGCGCGGCGGCGGAGGGCGGGCGCGAGGCGGCCTGA
- a CDS encoding AraC family transcriptional regulator — MAQPPPSSSSEPSLSARMARQALRLAETLGLPVEALCREAGFRMEDLDDPELRIPYAALDGLLERAAELSGDANLGLHIARVDVVDLDDPATFVVLTCATLREAMERGCRYQRVWGDGERFLMEETAHGVRMRFTPVGASRPAHRHLVDAALVQFATGVRAFTGVDVRPLVVRFTHTAPADLREHEALFGCLLEFGAPFNAIEFSHEDAQRPFIHANALLNAMFQRQAQRALERLPDVSTTTERVRQQVRRELAGGDFSFVAVARALRQPPRTLQRRLAGEGQSYAAIVEALRRELSESYLQRRMSIAEVSFLLGYADPVAFHRAFKRWWGVSPEGFRRERLQAPR; from the coding sequence GTGGCGCAGCCGCCTCCGTCCTCATCCTCCGAGCCATCCCTGTCCGCGCGCATGGCGCGGCAGGCGCTCCGGCTCGCGGAGACGCTGGGCCTGCCGGTGGAGGCGCTCTGCCGGGAGGCGGGCTTCCGGATGGAGGACCTGGACGACCCGGAGCTGCGAATCCCCTACGCAGCGTTGGACGGCCTCCTGGAGCGGGCGGCGGAGCTGTCCGGGGACGCCAACCTGGGGCTGCACATCGCCCGCGTGGACGTGGTGGACCTGGATGACCCGGCCACCTTCGTCGTACTCACCTGCGCGACGCTGCGGGAAGCCATGGAGCGGGGCTGCCGCTACCAGCGCGTCTGGGGAGACGGAGAGCGCTTCCTGATGGAGGAGACGGCGCACGGCGTGCGCATGCGCTTCACGCCCGTGGGCGCGTCCCGGCCCGCGCACCGGCACCTGGTGGACGCGGCGCTGGTGCAGTTCGCCACCGGCGTGAGGGCCTTCACGGGCGTGGACGTCCGGCCGCTCGTCGTGCGCTTCACCCACACCGCGCCCGCGGACCTCCGCGAGCACGAGGCGCTCTTCGGGTGTCTCTTGGAGTTCGGCGCGCCCTTCAACGCCATCGAGTTCTCCCACGAGGACGCCCAGCGGCCCTTCATCCACGCGAACGCGTTGCTCAACGCCATGTTCCAACGGCAGGCCCAGCGCGCGTTGGAGCGGCTGCCGGACGTGTCCACGACCACCGAGCGCGTCCGGCAGCAGGTCCGGCGCGAGCTGGCCGGCGGGGACTTCTCCTTCGTGGCCGTTGCCAGGGCCCTTCGGCAGCCGCCGCGGACGCTCCAGCGGCGGCTCGCGGGCGAGGGGCAAAGCTACGCGGCCATCGTCGAAGCCCTGCGCCGCGAGCTGTCCGAGTCCTACCTCCAGCGCCGCATGTCCATCGCCGAGGTGTCCTTCCTCCTCGGCTACGCGGACCCGGTGGCCTTTCACCGCGCCTTCAAGCGCTGGTGGGGCGTGAGCCCGGAGGGCTTCCGGAGGGAGCGGCTCCAGGCTCCACGCTGA
- a CDS encoding LysR family transcriptional regulator: protein MPDAYTEPTDERRSPLQRREGYNREVAMKRAHLDEIFAFIAVVDAGSFVSGGRAIGLTRSAAGKALARLESRLGVRLLNRTTRHLSLTDDGRVFHEHCQQVLAALDEAEASVGDRTGTPRGVLRITVPDAFGRLHVLPALKKYLQTWPDVQVEVSFTDRVADIIEEGYDLAVRINVTSTDTRLVSRLVAQHRVFVCAAPSYLAVRGEPQTLEELATHDCLLFSSRARRQRWRLRPKGGSYVTVEGRSRLRLDSGEAIRDAAVAGLGIAFLPSFLVDEDLARGRLKALLPSCETEVVRIMAFYPSKRHLPAKVRRFIDLLVEQ from the coding sequence TTGCCGGACGCGTATACCGAGCCCACTGACGAACGGCGTTCCCCACTCCAGCGACGGGAGGGCTACAATCGAGAGGTCGCCATGAAACGCGCCCATCTGGATGAGATCTTCGCCTTCATTGCCGTCGTGGATGCGGGCAGTTTCGTCAGCGGTGGCCGGGCCATCGGGCTGACGCGCTCGGCGGCTGGCAAGGCCCTGGCCCGGCTGGAATCCCGCCTGGGGGTGCGTCTGCTCAATCGCACGACACGCCACCTGAGTCTCACCGACGATGGCCGTGTCTTCCATGAGCATTGCCAACAAGTCCTGGCGGCTTTGGATGAAGCGGAAGCCAGCGTCGGAGATCGCACGGGCACGCCCCGGGGCGTCTTGCGAATCACCGTGCCCGACGCATTCGGCAGACTGCATGTCCTTCCCGCGCTGAAGAAGTATCTGCAGACCTGGCCCGACGTGCAGGTGGAGGTGAGCTTCACCGATCGCGTCGCGGACATCATCGAGGAGGGTTACGACCTGGCCGTGCGCATCAATGTCACCAGCACCGATACACGACTGGTGTCCCGGCTCGTGGCGCAACATCGGGTGTTCGTCTGCGCCGCCCCCTCGTACCTGGCCGTGCGCGGCGAACCCCAGACATTGGAGGAGCTCGCGACGCATGATTGCCTGCTCTTCAGCAGCCGCGCGCGACGACAGCGCTGGCGACTGCGCCCGAAGGGTGGCTCCTATGTGACGGTGGAGGGTCGAAGCCGCCTGCGGCTCGACAGCGGAGAGGCCATCCGGGACGCGGCTGTCGCGGGACTGGGCATCGCTTTTCTTCCCAGCTTTCTGGTCGACGAAGACCTGGCGCGTGGACGTCTCAAGGCGCTGCTGCCGTCATGCGAGACGGAGGTCGTCCGGATCATGGCGTTCTACCCGAGCAAGCGTCACCTGCCAGCCAAGGTGCGGCGCTTCATCGACCTGTTGGTCGAGCAATAG
- the nth gene encoding endonuclease III, which translates to MNPAEKAALFLERLREAHPDARYELNWSTPFELLVATILAAQCTDERVNRVTATVFPKYPGPRAFADADTAALEEDLKPTGFFKQKTKSVQAMSRALLDKFGGEVPRTIDELVTLPGVARKTANVVLNTAFNLPSGIIVDTHVARVSQRLGLTKKDKPEAIEEDLMKLVPQEQWTFFGPATVLHGRYTCTAKKPKCDDCIVKDVCPRIGV; encoded by the coding sequence ATGAATCCCGCCGAGAAAGCCGCCCTCTTCCTCGAGCGCCTCCGGGAAGCCCATCCGGATGCGCGCTACGAACTCAACTGGTCCACGCCTTTCGAGCTGCTCGTCGCCACCATCCTGGCCGCGCAGTGCACCGACGAGCGCGTCAACCGCGTCACCGCCACTGTCTTCCCCAAGTACCCGGGTCCACGGGCCTTCGCCGACGCGGACACCGCCGCGCTGGAGGAGGACCTCAAGCCCACCGGCTTCTTCAAGCAGAAGACGAAGTCCGTGCAGGCCATGAGCCGCGCGCTCCTCGACAAGTTCGGCGGAGAGGTCCCCCGCACCATCGACGAACTGGTGACGCTCCCGGGCGTGGCGCGGAAGACGGCCAACGTCGTCCTCAACACCGCCTTCAATCTCCCCTCCGGCATCATCGTCGACACCCACGTGGCGCGCGTCAGCCAGCGCCTGGGCCTGACGAAGAAAGACAAACCCGAGGCGATTGAGGAAGACCTGATGAAGCTGGTGCCCCAGGAGCAGTGGACCTTCTTCGGCCCCGCCACCGTCCTCCATGGGCGTTACACCTGCACCGCAAAGAAGCCGAAATGCGACGACTGCATCGTGAAGGATGTGTGCCCGCGTATCGGCGTGTAA
- a CDS encoding DUF418 domain-containing protein, which translates to MPTAPSSAASAPRTEARPVEAGERLELIDALRGFALFGILISNVQMWFSGRVFLSREQFEASIANASLVDTITRYAFEVLVSGKFITLFAFLFGLGFAVQLGRAEARGGGFVPLYSRRLTVLLVVGVLHLFLLWYGDILSSYALMGFCLLLLRRRSERTLLIIAAVLVLVWPLLMNLLWRLPQLLADSPEAGAAVMAAAREKTSAIHARMLTAITGGSWWDVTKTSAGFYRDEFFTMMLAGLLTCLGRFALGLWAGRRGIFQDVPSHLGFFRRLLGWGLVAAVVGSVPGVVVTVLMQKKVLTPETMPVWLPLVLAPLRNLAQVGLAGVYLAGITLLFQRATWQRALGLLAPAGRMALTNYLSQTVISLLIFYGYGLGQVGKQGPFACVVICVGVFCVQVLWSHLWLSRFRFGPVEWAWRSLTYGKTQPMRRAASDNTPPAPATA; encoded by the coding sequence ATGCCCACCGCCCCTTCCTCCGCTGCCTCCGCACCGCGCACCGAAGCCCGTCCGGTCGAGGCCGGTGAACGCCTGGAGTTGATCGACGCGCTGCGTGGCTTCGCGCTCTTCGGCATTCTCATCTCCAACGTGCAGATGTGGTTCAGCGGCAGGGTCTTCCTGTCCCGGGAACAATTCGAGGCGTCCATCGCCAATGCCTCGCTCGTGGACACCATCACCCGGTATGCCTTCGAGGTGCTGGTCTCCGGGAAGTTCATCACCCTCTTCGCCTTCCTCTTCGGCCTGGGTTTCGCGGTGCAGCTCGGCCGGGCCGAGGCGCGAGGTGGCGGCTTCGTCCCGCTCTATTCGAGGCGGCTGACAGTCTTGCTGGTGGTGGGTGTCCTGCACCTGTTCCTGCTCTGGTACGGCGACATCCTTTCCTCCTATGCGCTGATGGGCTTCTGCCTGCTGCTCCTGCGGCGGCGTTCGGAGCGGACGCTGCTCATCATCGCGGCGGTGCTCGTCCTGGTGTGGCCGCTGCTCATGAACCTCCTCTGGCGGCTGCCGCAGCTCCTGGCGGACTCACCCGAGGCCGGTGCCGCGGTCATGGCCGCGGCCCGCGAGAAGACCTCCGCCATCCACGCACGGATGCTGACGGCCATCACCGGGGGAAGCTGGTGGGACGTGACGAAGACCAGCGCCGGGTTCTACCGCGATGAGTTCTTCACGATGATGCTGGCCGGGCTGCTGACCTGTCTGGGCCGCTTCGCGCTCGGGCTCTGGGCGGGACGGCGCGGCATCTTCCAGGACGTCCCCTCGCACTTGGGTTTCTTTCGCCGCCTGCTCGGCTGGGGGCTGGTGGCCGCGGTGGTGGGCTCCGTGCCCGGCGTGGTGGTGACGGTGCTCATGCAGAAGAAGGTGCTCACGCCGGAGACGATGCCCGTGTGGCTGCCCCTGGTGCTGGCGCCGCTGCGCAACCTGGCACAGGTGGGGCTCGCGGGCGTGTATCTGGCGGGCATCACCCTGCTCTTCCAGCGCGCCACGTGGCAGCGAGCGCTGGGACTGCTCGCGCCCGCGGGACGCATGGCGCTGACGAACTACCTGTCGCAGACAGTCATCAGCCTGCTCATCTTCTACGGCTATGGCCTGGGACAGGTGGGCAAGCAGGGCCCCTTCGCGTGTGTCGTCATCTGCGTGGGCGTCTTCTGCGTCCAGGTGCTGTGGAGCCACCTGTGGCTGTCACGCTTCCGCTTCGGCCCGGTGGAGTGGGCGTGGCGCTCTTTGACGTACGGGAAGACTCAGCCCATGCGGCGCGCCGCGTCCGACAACACGCCGCCCGCGCCCGCGACGGCATGA
- the xdhC gene encoding xanthine dehydrogenase accessory protein XdhC: MWDWIRQLAEWSRDDVPFTVATVTVCQGSTPAKPGAKLLVRADGTFHGTVGGGHLEQLVLADARACLEKGEPRAHRYPLGSKLGQCCGGVVDVFMEPVNHGPRLYLFGAGHVGQALCRTLDGTPFQVHLVDERPEWVHGERIPASVIRHEEPWDVFASRAVWDARRTYIAVMTHRHDLDQDIIAFALEKPARYVGLIGSNTKWARFRQRLEARGATAAQLARVRCPIGLEIGGKSPQEVAVSIAAGLLQLHHQGADTETTAEAPPSEPPRLRGGSSGE, encoded by the coding sequence ATGTGGGATTGGATCCGCCAGCTGGCGGAGTGGTCGCGGGACGATGTTCCGTTCACCGTGGCGACCGTGACGGTGTGTCAGGGAAGTACCCCCGCCAAGCCTGGCGCGAAGCTGCTCGTCCGCGCGGACGGGACGTTCCACGGCACCGTGGGCGGTGGCCACCTGGAGCAGCTCGTCCTCGCGGACGCCCGCGCCTGCCTGGAGAAAGGGGAACCCCGTGCGCACCGGTATCCGCTGGGCTCGAAGCTCGGCCAATGCTGTGGCGGCGTGGTGGACGTCTTCATGGAGCCGGTGAACCACGGCCCGCGCCTGTACCTCTTCGGCGCCGGCCACGTGGGTCAGGCCCTGTGCCGCACGTTGGACGGCACCCCCTTCCAGGTCCACCTCGTCGACGAGCGCCCCGAATGGGTCCACGGCGAGCGCATCCCCGCCTCGGTCATCCGCCACGAGGAGCCGTGGGACGTCTTCGCCTCGCGCGCCGTCTGGGACGCGCGCCGCACGTACATCGCGGTGATGACGCACCGGCATGACCTGGACCAGGACATCATCGCCTTCGCCTTGGAGAAGCCCGCGCGCTACGTGGGCCTCATTGGAAGCAACACCAAGTGGGCCCGCTTCCGTCAGCGCCTGGAGGCCCGGGGCGCGACGGCGGCGCAGCTGGCCCGCGTGCGCTGCCCCATCGGGCTGGAGATTGGCGGCAAGTCGCCCCAGGAAGTCGCGGTGAGCATCGCCGCCGGACTCCTTCAGCTCCATCACCAGGGCGCAGACACCGAAACTACCGCCGAGGCCCCGCCCTCGGAGCCGCCCCGCCTGCGCGGGGGCTCGTCAGGAGAATGA